The proteins below come from a single Takifugu flavidus isolate HTHZ2018 chromosome 6, ASM371156v2, whole genome shotgun sequence genomic window:
- the LOC130527177 gene encoding serine hydrolase-like protein isoform X2, which yields MPLYYCEQGGWNKDSAVLVTETSMAKAEYRYVAMDLVGHGWSSHRPPGTFYSALDYVMDVRRVVDALQLQKFSIIGHSMGGDIAAVFAALYPDMVDVLILLDSFGVLPTATTELPAVMRRGIEELLHYEKRKERIYTYEGAVERMLAANPGLSKESVHVLLERGLVQREDGFVFSRDLRVNFKNIVRFSLEQSLEMLSRVQASVLIVLARDGSERSLSEPSQNELTSTLLQFLRDRDHTVVTVPGDHHAHLNTPEAVAPFVSEFLQKKLLTVNLPREEL from the exons ATGCCACTTTATTATTGCGAACAAGGCGGGTGGAATAAGGACTCGGCTGTGCTTGTGACGGAAACTTCAATGGCGAAAGCAG AGTACAGATATGTGGCGATGGACCTGGTAGGCCACGGGTGGTCATCACACCGTCCTCCTGGGACCTTTTATTCAGCTCTTGACTATGTGATGGATGTACGCAGAGTTGTTGATG CTCTGCAGCTACAGAAATTCTCCATCATAGGTCACAGCATGG GTGGGGACATTGCTGCAGTG TTTGCTGCTCTGTATCCTGACATGGTGGATGTTCTCATCCTTCTGGACAGTTTTGGAGTCTTACCAACAGCTACA ACAGAATTACCCGCGGTGATGAGACGGGGCattgaggagctgctgcactatgaaaaaaggaaggagaggatCTACACCTATGAGGGGGCAGTAGAGAG GATGTTGGCAGCAAACCCCGGTCTGTCCAAAGAGTCTGTGCACGTGCTGCTAGAGCGAGGTCTAGTCCAACGTGAAGACG ggtttgtCTTCTCCAGGGACCTGCGGGTTAACTTT AAAAATATTGTGCGCTTCAGTTTGGAGCAGAGCCTGGAGATGCTATCGAGGGTTCAGGCATCGGTTCTCATTGTCCT TGCACGAGATGGCTCTGAAAGAAGTCTTTCTGAACCATCCCAGAATGAATTGACCTCCACACTTCTCCAGTTTCTCCGTGACAGAGAT CACACGGTGGTGACGGTACCTGGCGACCATCACGCCCATCTCAACACGCCTGAAGCCGTGGCTCCCTTCGTCTCAGAGTTCCTGCAAAAGAAACTACTCACTGTCAACCTGCCAAGAGAGGAGTTGTAA
- the LOC130527175 gene encoding serine hydrolase-like protein isoform X2 codes for MAQTESQLSVPVPWGELRGKVWGPDHGRPVLCLHGWADNCGSFNTLIPLLPKDCRYVAVDLAGHGLSSHRPPGVFYMFTAYVADVCHVIKGLQWTRFSIIGHSMGGNIAALFSALYPEMVDAVILLDSLGFLPTDLEKIPTLMREGMDEMCRYEGKTEKSERIYTYEKAVERLQTANPSLSERSVHVLLERGLVPVSGGFVFSRDFRLNFKNIARITLEQSLEMQSRIQASVLVVLAKTENNAGVVSSSQFSSELLDGYRKRNWCCHSNPTLDWRTSALGARGRSCVQRRRPSVSGCDSGGLTCTCRAADNLMIPETRRLTKTPSPSAAACPGSSWTGLFLSTSWCQSWSWLALGHACTSWNPGCRIPTSGATKQCGITRWWPV; via the exons ATGGCTCAAACAG AGTCGCAGCTCTCTGTTCCGGTACCGTGGGGAGAACTCAGGGGCAAAGTTTGGGGTCCTGATCATGGTCGTCCTGTGCTGTGCCTGCACGGCTGGGCTGACAACTGCGGGTCCTTCAACACCCTCATTCCTCTGCTACCCAAAG acTGCAGATATGTGGCTGTGGACCTCGCGGGTCATGGGTTGTCCTCCCATCGCCCTCCTGGAGTGTTCTACATGTTTACTGCATACGTGGCAGATGTGTGTCACGTCATCAAAG GTCTCCAGTGGACACGATTCTCCATTATAGGCCACAGTATGG GTGGGAACATCGCAGCtctg TTCAGCGCTTTATACCCGGAGATGGTGGATGCCGTCATACTGCTGGACTCATTAGGGTTTTTACCTACAGATCTA GAAAAAATACCCACACTGATGAGGGAGGGGATGGACGAGATGTGTCGGTATGAAGGAAAGACCGAGAAGTCAGAACGAATTTATACTTATGAGAAGGCCGTTGAGAG gttGCAGACTGCAAATCCGAGCCTGTCTGAACGGTCCGTGCACGTCCTTTTAGAGCGCGGTCTGGTTCCAGTTAGTGGCG GATTTGTCTTCTCCAGAGACTTTCGACTTAATTTT AAAAATATAGCGCGCATCACTTTGGAGCAGAGTCTGGAGATGCAGTCGAGGATACAGGCCTCTGTCCTGGTGGTCCT GGCAAAGACGGAGAACAACGCTGGTGTGGTTTCATCAAGCCAGTTTTCATCAGAACTCCTCGACGGTTACCGTAAAAGAAAC TGGTGTTGTCATAGCAACCCCACCCTTGACTGGCGAACGTCAGCGCTGGGAGCCAGAGGAAGGAGCTGCGTGCAGCGCCGGCGCCCCTCAGTGAGCGGCTGTGATTCGGGGGggctcacgtgcacgtgcagagctgcagataaTCTGATGATCCCGGAGACTCGGCGCCTCACGAAAACACCATCGCCATCGGCTGCAG CATGTCCTGGCTCTTCCTGGACTGGTTTGTTCCTCTCTACCTCCTGGTGTCAGTCTTGGTCCTGGCTGGCTTTGGGGCATGCCTGTACTTCCTGGAACCCGGGCTGCAGGATTCCCACAAGTGGAGCAACAAAACAGTGCGGCATCACCCGCTGGTGGCCAGTGTGA
- the LOC130527177 gene encoding serine hydrolase-like protein isoform X1, which translates to MLVKEEIPQQMPLYYCEQGGWNKDSAVLVTETSMAKAESQLSVPVPWGQLRGQVWGPDHGRPVLCLHGWADNCGSFHTLIPLLPKEYRYVAMDLVGHGWSSHRPPGTFYSALDYVMDVRRVVDALQLQKFSIIGHSMGGDIAAVFAALYPDMVDVLILLDSFGVLPTATTELPAVMRRGIEELLHYEKRKERIYTYEGAVERMLAANPGLSKESVHVLLERGLVQREDGFVFSRDLRVNFKNIVRFSLEQSLEMLSRVQASVLIVLARDGSERSLSEPSQNELTSTLLQFLRDRDHTVVTVPGDHHAHLNTPEAVAPFVSEFLQKKLLTVNLPREEL; encoded by the exons AT GCTGGTGAAGGAGGAAATACCCCAACAAATGCCACTTTATTATTGCGAACAAGGCGGGTGGAATAAGGACTCGGCTGTGCTTGTGACGGAAACTTCAATGGCGAAAGCAG AGTCGCAGCTCTCTGTTCCGGTACCGTGGGGACAACTCAGGGGCCAAGTTTGGGGTCCTGATCATGGTCGTCCTGTGCTGTGCCTGCACGGCTGGGCTGACAACTGCGGGTCCTTCCACACCCTCATTCCTCTGCTACCCAAAG AGTACAGATATGTGGCGATGGACCTGGTAGGCCACGGGTGGTCATCACACCGTCCTCCTGGGACCTTTTATTCAGCTCTTGACTATGTGATGGATGTACGCAGAGTTGTTGATG CTCTGCAGCTACAGAAATTCTCCATCATAGGTCACAGCATGG GTGGGGACATTGCTGCAGTG TTTGCTGCTCTGTATCCTGACATGGTGGATGTTCTCATCCTTCTGGACAGTTTTGGAGTCTTACCAACAGCTACA ACAGAATTACCCGCGGTGATGAGACGGGGCattgaggagctgctgcactatgaaaaaaggaaggagaggatCTACACCTATGAGGGGGCAGTAGAGAG GATGTTGGCAGCAAACCCCGGTCTGTCCAAAGAGTCTGTGCACGTGCTGCTAGAGCGAGGTCTAGTCCAACGTGAAGACG ggtttgtCTTCTCCAGGGACCTGCGGGTTAACTTT AAAAATATTGTGCGCTTCAGTTTGGAGCAGAGCCTGGAGATGCTATCGAGGGTTCAGGCATCGGTTCTCATTGTCCT TGCACGAGATGGCTCTGAAAGAAGTCTTTCTGAACCATCCCAGAATGAATTGACCTCCACACTTCTCCAGTTTCTCCGTGACAGAGAT CACACGGTGGTGACGGTACCTGGCGACCATCACGCCCATCTCAACACGCCTGAAGCCGTGGCTCCCTTCGTCTCAGAGTTCCTGCAAAAGAAACTACTCACTGTCAACCTGCCAAGAGAGGAGTTGTAA
- the septin3 gene encoding neuronal-specific septin-3 gives MSDIVPPEVRPKPAVPAKPPNVGAPSPSNPFPPGIGALGGAAPLPPSGIPVPIGSHGPVVHVSSHGTGHGTGHGGSHAAAHTLAHNGGQGHGGSHGAGVGSALLGYIGIDTIIEQMRKKTMKTGFDFNIMVVGNSGLGKSTLVNTLFKSQVSRRSAGWTRDEKIPKTVEVKAVSHVLEEGGVKMKLTVIDTPGFGDQINNENCWEPISKYINEQYEKFLKEEVNITRKKRIPDTRVHCCLYFISPTGHSLRQLDVEFMKRLSHSVNIIPVIAKADTMTMEERQEFKQRVRKELEMGGIEFYPQKEFDEDMEDKSDNDKIREAMPFAVVGSDKEYQVNAKRVLGRKTAWGIVEVENPNHCEFAQLRDFLIRSHLQDLKEVTHNIHYETYRAKRLHENGGLHPISCNDTQESNL, from the exons ATGTCGGACATCGTCCCTCCAGAAGTGAGACCCAAACCAGCCGTCCCTGCCAAACCTCCAAATGTGGGGGCTCCGTCTCCCTCCAACCCCTTCCCCCCTGGCATCGGGGCCCTGGGTGGAGCTGCCCCTCTTCCTCCAAGTGGTATTCCGGTCCCCATCGGGAGCCATGGCCCTGTGGTGCACGTGAGCAGCCACGGCACGGGCCACGGTACCGGCCATGGGGGGAGCCACGCTGCGGCCCACACTTTAGCGCACAACGGAGGCCAAGGTCACGGCGGCTCCCACGGCGCCGGCGTTGGGTCGGCTTTGCTGGGCTACATTGGAATTGACACCATCATCGAGCAAATGAGAAAGAAGACCATGAAGACGGGCTTTGACTTCAACATCATGGTTGTGG GTAACAGCGGCCTGGGGAAGTCCACCCTGGTCAACACCCTGTTCAAGTCTcaggtgagcaggaggagcgCCGGCTGGACCCGTGACGAGAAGATCCCCAAAACCGTGGAGGTCAAGGCCGTGTCACATG TGCTGGAGGAAGGAGGCGTGAAGATGAAGCTGACCGTCATCGACACTCCGGGCTTTGGAGACCAAATCAATAATGAAAACTG CTGGGAGCCCATCTCAAAGTACATCAACGAGCAGTACGAGAAGTTCCTGAAGGAAGAGGTGAACATCACCAGGAAGAAGCGCATCCCTGACACCAGGGTGCACTGCTGCCTCTACTTCATCTCCCCGACGGGACACTC cctccGCCAGTTAGACGTGGAGTTCATGAAGCGCTTGAGCCACTCGGTGAACATCATCCCGGTCATCGCGAAGGCCGACACCATGACGATGGAGGAGCGGCAGGAGTTCAAGCAGCGG GTAAGAAAGGAGCTGGAGATGGGGGGGATCGAGTTTTACCCTCAGAAAGAGTTTGACGAGGACATGGAGGACAAGAGCGACAACGATAAGATAAGA GAGGCCATGCCTTTCGCTGTGGTGGGCAGTGACAAAGAGTATCAAGTCAACGCCAAACGGGTTCTGGGGAGAAAGACGGCGTGGGGAATCGTGGAAG tgGAAAATCCCAACCACTGCGAGTTTGCTCAGCTGAGAGACTTCCTGATCAG GTCTCACCTCCAGGATCTGAAGGAGGTCACTCACAACATCCACTATGAAACCTACCGGGCCAAGAGACTGCATGAGAACGGAGGGCTGCACCCCATATCCTGCAACGACACCCAGGAGAGCAACCTGTAG
- the LOC130527175 gene encoding serine hydrolase-like protein isoform X1: MAQTESQLSVPVPWGELRGKVWGPDHGRPVLCLHGWADNCGSFNTLIPLLPKDCRYVAVDLAGHGLSSHRPPGVFYMFTAYVADVCHVIKGLQWTRFSIIGHSMGGNIAALFSALYPEMVDAVILLDSLGFLPTDLEKIPTLMREGMDEMCRYEGKTEKSERIYTYEKAVERLQTANPSLSERSVHVLLERGLVPVSGGFVFSRDFRLNFKNIARITLEQSLEMQSRIQASVLVVLAKTENNAGVVSSSQFSSELLDGYRKRNQWCCHSNPTLDWRTSALGARGRSCVQRRRPSVSGCDSGGLTCTCRAADNLMIPETRRLTKTPSPSAAACPGSSWTGLFLSTSWCQSWSWLALGHACTSWNPGCRIPTSGATKQCGITRWWPV, encoded by the exons ATGGCTCAAACAG AGTCGCAGCTCTCTGTTCCGGTACCGTGGGGAGAACTCAGGGGCAAAGTTTGGGGTCCTGATCATGGTCGTCCTGTGCTGTGCCTGCACGGCTGGGCTGACAACTGCGGGTCCTTCAACACCCTCATTCCTCTGCTACCCAAAG acTGCAGATATGTGGCTGTGGACCTCGCGGGTCATGGGTTGTCCTCCCATCGCCCTCCTGGAGTGTTCTACATGTTTACTGCATACGTGGCAGATGTGTGTCACGTCATCAAAG GTCTCCAGTGGACACGATTCTCCATTATAGGCCACAGTATGG GTGGGAACATCGCAGCtctg TTCAGCGCTTTATACCCGGAGATGGTGGATGCCGTCATACTGCTGGACTCATTAGGGTTTTTACCTACAGATCTA GAAAAAATACCCACACTGATGAGGGAGGGGATGGACGAGATGTGTCGGTATGAAGGAAAGACCGAGAAGTCAGAACGAATTTATACTTATGAGAAGGCCGTTGAGAG gttGCAGACTGCAAATCCGAGCCTGTCTGAACGGTCCGTGCACGTCCTTTTAGAGCGCGGTCTGGTTCCAGTTAGTGGCG GATTTGTCTTCTCCAGAGACTTTCGACTTAATTTT AAAAATATAGCGCGCATCACTTTGGAGCAGAGTCTGGAGATGCAGTCGAGGATACAGGCCTCTGTCCTGGTGGTCCT GGCAAAGACGGAGAACAACGCTGGTGTGGTTTCATCAAGCCAGTTTTCATCAGAACTCCTCGACGGTTACCGTAAAAGAAAC CAGTGGTGTTGTCATAGCAACCCCACCCTTGACTGGCGAACGTCAGCGCTGGGAGCCAGAGGAAGGAGCTGCGTGCAGCGCCGGCGCCCCTCAGTGAGCGGCTGTGATTCGGGGGggctcacgtgcacgtgcagagctgcagataaTCTGATGATCCCGGAGACTCGGCGCCTCACGAAAACACCATCGCCATCGGCTGCAG CATGTCCTGGCTCTTCCTGGACTGGTTTGTTCCTCTCTACCTCCTGGTGTCAGTCTTGGTCCTGGCTGGCTTTGGGGCATGCCTGTACTTCCTGGAACCCGGGCTGCAGGATTCCCACAAGTGGAGCAACAAAACAGTGCGGCATCACCCGCTGGTGGCCAGTGTGA
- the LOC130527175 gene encoding serine hydrolase-like protein isoform X3, giving the protein MAQTESQLSVPVPWGELRGKVWGPDHGRPVLCLHGWADNCGSFNTLIPLLPKDCRYVAVDLAGHGLSSHRPPGVFYMFTAYVADVCHVIKGLQWTRFSIIGHSMGGNIAALFSALYPEMVDAVILLDSLGFLPTDLEKIPTLMREGMDEMCRYEGKTEKSERIYTYEKAVESSVFFSPAGFVFSRDFRLNFKNIARITLEQSLEMQSRIQASVLVVLAKTENNAGVVSSSQFSSELLDGYRKRNQWCCHSNPTLDWRTSALGARGRSCVQRRRPSVSGCDSGGLTCTCRAADNLMIPETRRLTKTPSPSAAACPGSSWTGLFLSTSWCQSWSWLALGHACTSWNPGCRIPTSGATKQCGITRWWPV; this is encoded by the exons ATGGCTCAAACAG AGTCGCAGCTCTCTGTTCCGGTACCGTGGGGAGAACTCAGGGGCAAAGTTTGGGGTCCTGATCATGGTCGTCCTGTGCTGTGCCTGCACGGCTGGGCTGACAACTGCGGGTCCTTCAACACCCTCATTCCTCTGCTACCCAAAG acTGCAGATATGTGGCTGTGGACCTCGCGGGTCATGGGTTGTCCTCCCATCGCCCTCCTGGAGTGTTCTACATGTTTACTGCATACGTGGCAGATGTGTGTCACGTCATCAAAG GTCTCCAGTGGACACGATTCTCCATTATAGGCCACAGTATGG GTGGGAACATCGCAGCtctg TTCAGCGCTTTATACCCGGAGATGGTGGATGCCGTCATACTGCTGGACTCATTAGGGTTTTTACCTACAGATCTA GAAAAAATACCCACACTGATGAGGGAGGGGATGGACGAGATGTGTCGGTATGAAGGAAAGACCGAGAAGTCAGAACGAATTTATACTTATGAGAAGGCCGTTGAGAG ctcagtgttcttCTCTCCTGCAGGATTTGTCTTCTCCAGAGACTTTCGACTTAATTTT AAAAATATAGCGCGCATCACTTTGGAGCAGAGTCTGGAGATGCAGTCGAGGATACAGGCCTCTGTCCTGGTGGTCCT GGCAAAGACGGAGAACAACGCTGGTGTGGTTTCATCAAGCCAGTTTTCATCAGAACTCCTCGACGGTTACCGTAAAAGAAAC CAGTGGTGTTGTCATAGCAACCCCACCCTTGACTGGCGAACGTCAGCGCTGGGAGCCAGAGGAAGGAGCTGCGTGCAGCGCCGGCGCCCCTCAGTGAGCGGCTGTGATTCGGGGGggctcacgtgcacgtgcagagctgcagataaTCTGATGATCCCGGAGACTCGGCGCCTCACGAAAACACCATCGCCATCGGCTGCAG CATGTCCTGGCTCTTCCTGGACTGGTTTGTTCCTCTCTACCTCCTGGTGTCAGTCTTGGTCCTGGCTGGCTTTGGGGCATGCCTGTACTTCCTGGAACCCGGGCTGCAGGATTCCCACAAGTGGAGCAACAAAACAGTGCGGCATCACCCGCTGGTGGCCAGTGTGA
- the LOC130527178 gene encoding serine hydrolase-like protein, translating into MSSNMINVLKGVRHLTSTAMKQAGFELSVPVPWGEIRGKSWGPDHGRPVLCLHGWADNCGSFNTLIPLLPKECRYVAIDLAGHGLSSHRPPGVLYSFPYYVMDVRRVIDALQWDKFSIIGHSMGGHVAGMFSALYPEMVDALVFLDCYGFLPADPKELPDVMRRGMDEIIQFDKRPEEKTRVYTYENAVKRLLAGNPSISEESVHNILERGLVQVDGGVVFSRDFRINLKNIARQSMEQIVDMQSRIKSPILLVLAEDGFSKQYDKSDTYRSALLQVYRERKDLIVTVPGDHHVHLNNPEVVAPAVSDFLKTKVLSQPPSQTASPNAKL; encoded by the exons GGTTCGAGCTCTCGGTACCAGTTCCATGGGGAGAAATCAGGGGTAAAAGCTGGGGTCCTGATCATGGTCGTCCTGTGCTGTGCCTGCACGGCTGGGCTGACAACTGCGGGTCCTTCAACACCCTCATTCCTCTGCTACCCAAAG AGTGCAGATATGTGGCAATAGACCTGGCAGGCCATGGTCTGTCATCTCATCGCCCTCCTGGAGTTCTCTACTCTTTTCCTTATTATGTGATGGATGTACGCAGAGTCATCGACG CTCTGCAGTGGGATAAATTCTCCATTATTGGTCACAGCATGG GAGGCCACGTTGCTGGGATG TTCAGTGCTCTCTACCCAGAGATGGTTGATGCGCTCGTATTCCTGGACTGTTATGGATTCTTACCAGCAGATCCG AAAGAGTTGCCTGATGTGATGCGGCGGGGGATGGATGAGATCATTCAGTTTGACAAAAGGCCTGAAGAGAAGACGAGAGTTTACACCTATGAAAATGCAGTGAAGAG GCTGCTGGCTGGAAACCCGAGTATTTCAGAAGAATCTGTCCACAACATCTTAGAGCGAGGACTGGTCCAAGTGGACGGAG GTGTGGTGTTTTCCCGAGACTTTCGAATTAATCTG AAAAACATCGCAAGGCAGAGTATGGAGCAGATAGTCGACATGCAGTCCAGGATAAAATCCCCTATTCTACTAGTCCT AGCCGAAGATGGTTTCAGTAAACAATACGACAAATCAGACACGTACAGATCAGCCCTCCTGCAGGTGTATCGTGAGAGAAAG GACCTGATTGTTACAGTTCCTGGCGATCATCACGTCCACCTGAATAATCCTGAAGTTGTTGCTCCGGCTGTGTCCGACTTCCTCAAGACTAAAGTGCTCTCGCAGCCCCCCAGCCAGACAGCTTCTCCCAACGCCAAGTTATAA
- the LOC130527175 gene encoding serine hydrolase-like protein isoform X4, which produces MAQTESQLSVPVPWGELRGKVWGPDHGRPVLCLHGWADNCGSFNTLIPLLPKDCRYVAVDLAGHGLSSHRPPGVFYMFTAYVADVCHVIKGLQWTRFSIIGHSMGGNIAALFSALYPEMVDAVILLDSLGFLPTDLEKIPTLMREGMDEMCRYEGKTEKSERIYTYEKAVERLQTANPSLSERSVHVLLERGLVPVSGGFVFSRDFRLNFKNIARITLEQSLEMQSRIQASVLVVLAKTENNAGVVSSSQFSSELLDGYRKRNHTVVTVSGDHHVHLNDPGAVAPLLSGFLQTAAASQQHHKL; this is translated from the exons ATGGCTCAAACAG AGTCGCAGCTCTCTGTTCCGGTACCGTGGGGAGAACTCAGGGGCAAAGTTTGGGGTCCTGATCATGGTCGTCCTGTGCTGTGCCTGCACGGCTGGGCTGACAACTGCGGGTCCTTCAACACCCTCATTCCTCTGCTACCCAAAG acTGCAGATATGTGGCTGTGGACCTCGCGGGTCATGGGTTGTCCTCCCATCGCCCTCCTGGAGTGTTCTACATGTTTACTGCATACGTGGCAGATGTGTGTCACGTCATCAAAG GTCTCCAGTGGACACGATTCTCCATTATAGGCCACAGTATGG GTGGGAACATCGCAGCtctg TTCAGCGCTTTATACCCGGAGATGGTGGATGCCGTCATACTGCTGGACTCATTAGGGTTTTTACCTACAGATCTA GAAAAAATACCCACACTGATGAGGGAGGGGATGGACGAGATGTGTCGGTATGAAGGAAAGACCGAGAAGTCAGAACGAATTTATACTTATGAGAAGGCCGTTGAGAG gttGCAGACTGCAAATCCGAGCCTGTCTGAACGGTCCGTGCACGTCCTTTTAGAGCGCGGTCTGGTTCCAGTTAGTGGCG GATTTGTCTTCTCCAGAGACTTTCGACTTAATTTT AAAAATATAGCGCGCATCACTTTGGAGCAGAGTCTGGAGATGCAGTCGAGGATACAGGCCTCTGTCCTGGTGGTCCT GGCAAAGACGGAGAACAACGCTGGTGTGGTTTCATCAAGCCAGTTTTCATCAGAACTCCTCGACGGTTACCGTAAAAGAAAC CACACAGTGGTGACGGTGTCGGGCGATCATCACGTCCATCTCAACGACCCTGGAGCTGTTGCTCCTCTGCTTTCTGGCTTCCTGCAGACGGCAGCGGCCTCGCAGCAACACCACAAGTTATAG